The Malus domestica chromosome 10, GDT2T_hap1 genome contains a region encoding:
- the LOC103445640 gene encoding autophagy-related protein 9 (The RefSeq protein has 3 substitutions compared to this genomic sequence) yields the protein MFGRLKGVTSGILKWKGDSSLTSALLRDVAPEVELSEYGRAPSPGSESPSGLLNGENINVEPIADLDLFFERLYSYYCEKGLWCIIIKWIVELLSLGFTILFSGFFLLKVDWNGLRNAKCGMDAFESGIKPCDLAKEALHQHPLTPLTLSKAIIVGYLGIFSIYLVFCFLRFFSQLRDTLGVRHFYHSSLHVTDNEIQTMPWASILEKVVQLQRSQPLCVVKDLSAHDVVMRLMRKENYLIGMLNKGVLAFPISQWVPGAGPTVKFGSDGKQERLILTKTLEWTLNWCILQSMFDRNFCVTRDFISNPRTLKKRLMVVGFVMLLLSPFLVIFMLVYLFLRHAEQFYNHPSTASSRRWSNLSRWMFREFNEVDHLFKHRITSSVVHASDYLKQFPSPIISIVAKFISFVSGGFAAILIIIAFLEESLLEGHIFGRNLFWYAAVFGTITAISRAAITDELLVLDPEGAMSMVVQYTHYMPKTWRGKETTERVRVEFETLFQYTGMMLLEEMASIFLAPYLLIFVVPKRVDDILQFIADFTVDVESVGHVCSFSAFDFPRHGNSNYGSPYNVPRSQRSSQGKMEKSFLSFKSNYPSWDPNTQGRLFLKQLRTFQEQKLQGQGTRHTYSPPRGFGDRNFLSRERPTPGTGYHMGSLWLIDADQKNHPYLLDWYYTSRPHHTASYTGDIPEEPFEATEQHSADWNPTNFLDNQLKFEDLWAQHYDDRSQSNMGASTSAPFHRESVLQHHDAGTSAHPMQSHWWARTGRHGTQPQSSFLEPPDFAQHGRQPQSSFLDPPNFMRQPSDDYHGNFSERSFKEREQELEQEQEQEQRLDWRNDQSLSRTRYVDELDLEAGEFDLHFDDAYSTRPPETPEIKP from the exons ATGTTCGGTAGGTTGAAGGGTGTGACGTCTGGCATTTTAAAGTGGAAGGGCGATTCATCTTTGACATCAGCGTTGCTTAGGGATGTGGCTCCTGAGGTTGAATTATCTGAATATGGTAGGGCACCGAGTCCTGGCAGTGAGAGCCCTTCAGGGCTTCTTAATGGTGAGAGTATAAATGTTGAACCAATTGCTGATTTGGACCTGTTCTTTGAAAGGCTCTACAGCTACTATTGTGAGAAAGGACTTTGGTGTATTATTATAAAGTGGATAGTTGAACTTCTAAGCTTGGGCTTCACTATATTGTTCTCAGGATTCTTCTTATTAAAAGTTGATTGGAATGGTCTTCGTAATGCAAAATGTGGGATGGATGCATTCGAATCTGGAATTAAGCCCTGTGACCTTGCTAAGGAAGCCCTTCATCAGCACCCATTAACCCCTCTAACTCTTTCCAAAGCCATCATTGTTGGATATTTGGGCATATTTTCCATTTATTTGGTCTTCTGTTTTTTGAGGTTTTTCTCTCAGTTAAGGGATACTTTGGGTGTCCGTCACTTCTATCACAGCAG TCTCCATGTCACAGACAATGAAATTCAGACGATGCCATGGGCATCAATTCTTGAAAAGGTTGTTCAGCTACAAAGGTCGCAGCCGCTCTGTGTGGTCAAAGATCTTTCTGCTCATGATGTGGTTATGCGATTGATGCGGAAGGAGAACTACTTGATTGGAATGCTTAACAAGGGGGTTCTTGCTTTCCCTATTTCACAGTGGGTTCCAGGTGCTGGTCCAACTGTCAAGTTTGGCTCAGATGGAAAGCAAGAACGATTAATACTGACAAAAACCCTTGAGTGGACCTTAAATTGGTGCATTCTGCAGAGCATGTTTGATCG AAATTTCTGTGTTACAAGGGACTTTATATCTAATCCAAGAACATTAAAGAAAAGACTTATGGTAGTTGGGTTTGTAATGCTTCTCCTTTCGCCATTTCTTGTCATATTCATGCTGGTATATCTCTTCCTGAGGCATGCAGAACAGTTTTATAACCATCCAAGCACAGCATCATCTCGAAGGTGGTCAAATTTGTCAAGGTGGATGTTTAGGGAATTTAATGAG GTGGACCATTTGTTTAAACACCGAATCACTAGCAGTGTAGTGCATGCTTCTGATTATTTGAAGCAATTTCCGTCTCCTATTATATCTATAGTAGCGAAATTCATCTCTTTTGTTTCTGGGGGCTTTGCTGCTATTCTAATCATCATCGCATTTCTGGAGGAATCTCTGCTAGAGGGCCAT ATATTTGGACGCAACTTGTTCTGGTATGCTGCTGTTTTTGGAACTATAACAGCTATCAGCAGGGCTGCCATTACCGATGAGCTGCTGGTCCTTGATCCAGAAGGGGCAATGTCTATGGTGGTACAATATACACATTATATGCCGAAGACATGGCGTGGCAAAGAGACTACTGAAAGGGTTCGAGTAGAGTTTGAAACCCTGTTTCAG TATACTGGAATGATGTTACTTGAGGAGATGGCCTCAATCTTCCTTGCTCCATATTTACTTATATTTGTTGTCCCGAAG AGGGTGGATGACATATTACAGTTTATTGCAGACTTCACGGTAGATGTTGAAGGTGTTGGTCATGTGTGTAG TTTTAGTGCCTTCGACTTCCCAAGACATGGTAATAGCAATTACGGGTCTCCTTACAATGTACCTCGCTCCCAGAGGAGTTCTCAGGGGAAAATGGAGAAATCGTTTTTGAG CTTCAAGAGTAACTATCCATCATGGGACCCAAATACTCAAGGACGTCTGTTTCTAAAACAGCTGAGAACTTTCCAGGAGCAAAAGTTGCAGGGACAAGGAACTAGACACACATATTCTCCTCCAAGAGGCTTTGGCGACAGGAACTTTTTATCACGGGAAAGGCCAACCCCTGGAACTGGCTATCACATGGGGTCACTGTGGTTAATTGACGCAGATCAAAAGAATCACCCCTATCTCCTTGATTGGTATTACACCTCTCGGCCACACCATACGGCAAGTTACACCGGGGACATTCCAGAAGAACCATTTGAAGCTACTGAGCAACATTCTGCTGATTGGAATCCAACCAACTTTCTAGATAATCAACTGAAATTTGAAGATCTTTGGGCTCAACACTATGATGATCGTTCACAGTCTAATATGGGTGCTTCTACGTCGGCACCTTTCCACCGAGAGAGTGTACTTCAGCATCATGACGCTGGTACTTCCGCACATCCAATGCAGAGTCATTGGTGGGCTAGAACTGGCCGACATGGTACACAGCCCCAGTCAAGTTTTCTCGAGCCTCCAGATTTCGCCCAACACGGCAGACAGCCCCAGTCAAGCTTTCTCGATCCTCCAAACTTCATGCGTCAGCCTTCAGATGATTATCACGGAAACTTCTCAGAAAGAAGCTTCAAGGAACGAGAACAAGAACtggaacaagaacaagaacaagaacaacGGTTGGATTGGAGGAACGATCAGAGTTTGTCCCGAACAAGGTATGTGGATGAGCTAGACTTAGAGGCAGGAGAGTTTGATCTTCATTTCGATGATGTGTATAGTACTAGACCTCCAGAAACTCCGGAAATAAAGCCATAG
- the LOC103445640 gene encoding autophagy-related protein 9 isoform X1, with amino-acid sequence MMFGRLKGVTSGILKWKGDSSLTSALLRDVAPEVELSEYGRAPSPGSESPSGLLNGESINVEPIADLDLFFERLYSYYCEKGLWCIIIKWIVELLSLGFTILFSGFFLLKVDWNGLRNAKCGMDAFESGIKPCDLAKEALHQHPLTPLTLSKAIIVGYLGIFSIYLVFCFLRFFSQLRDTLGVRHFYHSSLHVTDNEIQTMPWASILEKVVQLQRSQPLCVVKDLSAHDVVMRLMRKENYLIGMLNKGVLAFPISQWVPGAGPTVKFGSDGKQERLILTKTLEWTLNWCILQSMFDRNFCVTRDFISNPRTLKKRLMVVGFVMLLLSPFLVIFMLVYLFLRHAEQFYNHPSTASSRRWSNLSRWMFREFNEVDHLFKHRITSSVVHASDYLKQFPSPIISIVAKFISFVSGGFAAILIIIAFLEESLLEGHIFGRNLFWYAAVFGTITAISRAAITDELLVLDPEGAMSMVVQYTHYMPKTWRGKETTERVRVEFETLFQYTGMMLLEEMASIFLAPYLLIFVVPKRVDDILQFIADFTVDVEGVGHVCSFSAFDFPRHGNSNYGSPYNVPRSQRSSQGKMEKSFLSFKSNYPSWDPNTQGRLFLKQLRTFQEQKLQGQGTRHTYSPPRGFGDRNFLSRERPTPGTGYHMGSLWLIDADQKNHPYLLDWYYTSRPHHTASYTGDIPEEPFEATEQHSADWNPTNFLDNQLKFEDLWAQHYDDRSQSNMGASTSAPFHRESVLQHHDAGTSAHPMQSHWWARTGRHGTQPQSSFLEPPDFAQHGRQPQSSFLDPPNFMRQPSDDYHGNFSERSFKEREQELEQEQEQEQRLDWRNDQSLSRTRYVDELDLEAGEFDLHFDDVYSTRPPETPEIKP; translated from the exons ATGATGTTCGGTAGGTTGAAGGGTGTGACGTCTGGCATTTTAAAGTGGAAGGGCGATTCATCTTTGACATCAGCGTTGCTTAGGGATGTGGCTCCTGAGGTTGAATTATCTGAATATGGTAGGGCACCGAGTCCTGGCAGTGAGAGCCCTTCAGGGCTTCTTAATGGTGAGAGTATAAATGTTGAACCAATTGCTGATTTGGACCTGTTCTTTGAAAGGCTCTACAGCTACTATTGTGAGAAAGGACTTTGGTGTATTATTATAAAGTGGATAGTTGAACTTCTAAGCTTGGGCTTCACTATATTGTTCTCAGGATTCTTCTTATTAAAAGTTGATTGGAATGGTCTTCGTAATGCAAAATGTGGGATGGATGCATTCGAATCTGGAATTAAGCCCTGTGACCTTGCTAAGGAAGCCCTTCATCAGCACCCATTAACCCCTCTAACTCTTTCCAAAGCCATCATTGTTGGATATTTGGGCATATTTTCCATTTATTTGGTCTTCTGTTTTTTGAGGTTTTTCTCTCAGTTAAGGGATACTTTGGGTGTCCGTCACTTCTATCACAGCAG TCTCCATGTCACAGACAATGAAATTCAGACGATGCCATGGGCATCAATTCTTGAAAAGGTTGTTCAGCTACAAAGGTCGCAGCCGCTCTGTGTGGTCAAAGATCTTTCTGCTCATGATGTGGTTATGCGATTGATGCGGAAGGAGAACTACTTGATTGGAATGCTTAACAAGGGGGTTCTTGCTTTCCCTATTTCACAGTGGGTTCCAGGTGCTGGTCCAACTGTCAAGTTTGGCTCAGATGGAAAGCAAGAACGATTAATACTGACAAAAACCCTTGAGTGGACCTTAAATTGGTGCATTCTGCAGAGCATGTTTGATCG AAATTTCTGTGTTACAAGGGACTTTATATCTAATCCAAGAACATTAAAGAAAAGACTTATGGTAGTTGGGTTTGTAATGCTTCTCCTTTCGCCATTTCTTGTCATATTCATGCTGGTATATCTCTTCCTGAGGCATGCAGAACAGTTTTATAACCATCCAAGCACAGCATCATCTCGAAGGTGGTCAAATTTGTCAAGGTGGATGTTTAGGGAATTTAATGAG GTGGACCATTTGTTTAAACACCGAATCACTAGCAGTGTAGTGCATGCTTCTGATTATTTGAAGCAATTTCCGTCTCCTATTATATCTATAGTAGCGAAATTCATCTCTTTTGTTTCTGGGGGCTTTGCTGCTATTCTAATCATCATCGCATTTCTGGAGGAATCTCTGCTAGAGGGCCAT ATATTTGGACGCAACTTGTTCTGGTATGCTGCTGTTTTTGGAACTATAACAGCTATCAGCAGGGCTGCCATTACCGATGAGCTGCTGGTCCTTGATCCAGAAGGGGCAATGTCTATGGTGGTACAATATACACATTATATGCCGAAGACATGGCGTGGCAAAGAGACTACTGAAAGGGTTCGAGTAGAGTTTGAAACCCTGTTTCAG TATACTGGAATGATGTTACTTGAGGAGATGGCCTCAATCTTCCTTGCTCCATATTTACTTATATTTGTTGTCCCGAAG AGGGTGGATGACATATTACAGTTTATTGCAGACTTCACGGTAGATGTTGAAGGTGTTGGTCATGTGTGTAG TTTTAGTGCCTTCGACTTCCCAAGACATGGTAATAGCAATTACGGGTCTCCTTACAATGTACCTCGCTCCCAGAGGAGTTCTCAGGGGAAAATGGAGAAATCGTTTTTGAG CTTCAAGAGTAACTATCCATCATGGGACCCAAATACTCAAGGACGTCTGTTTCTAAAACAGCTGAGAACTTTCCAGGAGCAAAAGTTGCAGGGACAAGGAACTAGACACACATATTCTCCTCCAAGAGGCTTTGGCGACAGGAACTTTTTATCACGGGAAAGGCCAACCCCTGGAACTGGCTATCACATGGGGTCACTGTGGTTAATTGACGCAGATCAAAAGAATCACCCCTATCTCCTTGATTGGTATTACACCTCTCGGCCACACCATACGGCAAGTTACACCGGGGACATTCCAGAAGAACCATTTGAAGCTACTGAGCAACATTCTGCTGATTGGAATCCAACCAACTTTCTAGATAATCAACTGAAATTTGAAGATCTTTGGGCTCAACACTATGATGATCGTTCACAGTCTAATATGGGTGCTTCTACGTCGGCACCTTTCCACCGAGAGAGTGTACTTCAGCATCATGACGCTGGTACTTCCGCACATCCAATGCAGAGTCATTGGTGGGCTAGAACTGGCCGACATGGTACACAGCCCCAGTCAAGTTTTCTCGAGCCTCCAGATTTCGCCCAACACGGCAGACAGCCCCAGTCAAGCTTTCTCGATCCTCCAAACTTCATGCGTCAGCCTTCAGATGATTATCACGGAAACTTCTCAGAAAGAAGCTTCAAGGAACGAGAACAAGAACtggaacaagaacaagaacaagaacaacGGTTGGATTGGAGGAACGATCAGAGTTTGTCCCGAACAAGGTATGTGGATGAGCTAGACTTAGAGGCAGGAGAGTTTGATCTTCATTTCGATGATGTGTATAGTACTAGACCTCCAGAAACTCCGGAAATAAAGCCATAG
- the LOC103445641 gene encoding WAT1-related protein At4g08300 — MLQLMSCGTCYRMGFARFKPHILMVLAQIGYTFLYLITAASFDHGMNPHVFVTYRHIVGGLVMFPFAYFLERKVRPKLTLAVFLEIFLLSLLGVSLTLNLYFASLKYTSPTFVTSVANTIPSITFIIAVILRMEAVDVRNPRGIAKIFGTLISLAGAMTMTLYKGPAVRSSPGAPKHITSNSVHENWTKGSILLIGSCISWSAWFIMQAITLKKYPAQLSLTTWINCIGAAQSAVFTVTIQHKRVAWSIRYNNDFWSIIYAGVVCSGIMVFIQLWCTKQKGPVFVTMFSPLATVLVAVMAYFILGERLHVGRILGAVIITIGLYMVLWGKDRDQNVIRSQEQTILTSNE; from the exons ATGTTGCAGTTAATGAGCTGTGGCACCTGTTACAGGATGGGCTTCGCAAGATTCAAGCCGCACATTCTCATGGTTTTGGCACAGATCGGTTATACATTTCTCTACTTGATTACAGCTGCATCCTTCGATCATGGGATGAACCCTCATGTCTTTGTAACCTATCGACATATAGTAGGTGGCTTAGTGATGTTTCCATTTGCCTATTTTCTTGAAAG AAAAGTAAGGCCAAAGTTGACACTAGCAGTGTTTCTGGAGATATTTTTACTTTCTCTGCTAGG GGTTAGCTTAACCCTTAATTTGTATTTTGCGAGCTTGAAGTACACGTCTCCAACCTTTGTCACATCGGTCGCCAACACCATTCCGTCCATAACTTTTATAATTGCAGTCATACTCAG GATGGAGGCTGTAGATGTTAGGAATCCCCGTGGAATAGCTAAAATCTTCGGAACCTTAATATCTTTGGCTGGAGCCATGACCATGACCTTGTACAAAGGACCTGCCGTGCGAAGCTCACCAGGAGCTCCAAAACACATCACAAGTAACTCTGTTCATGAAAACTGGACGAAGGGATCAATCCTCCTCATTGGAAGTTGTATATCATGGTCCGCATGGTTCATAATGCAG GCAATCACACTGAAGAAATATCCTGCACAACTGTCACTAACCACATGGATAAATTGTATTGGGGCAGCACAATCGGCTGTTTTCACAGTAACAATACAACACAAAAGGGTAGCATGGAGTATTAGATACAACAATGACTTCTGGTCCATCATCTATGCT GGAGTTGTATGCTCCGGTATAATGGTCTTCATTCAACTGTGGTGCACAAAACAAAAAGGACCAGTTTTTGTGACCATGTTCAGTCCCCTTGCAACGGTATTGGTGGCAGTTATGGCATACTTCATTCTTGGTGAAAGACTGCACGTTGGCAG AATACTGGGAGCAGTCATTATCACCATCGGTCTCTACATGGTATTATGGGGCAAAGATAGAGATCAAAATGTTATCAGGTCGCAAGAGCAAACTATATTAACTAGTAATGAGTAG